A single genomic interval of Streptomyces sp. BA2 harbors:
- a CDS encoding PucR family transcriptional regulator, whose amino-acid sequence MDSVKGDYQELVDEISALLGAPATLENRDFELIAFGAHDSGDSDFDAAALDPVRTRSILTRRSTAGVRTWFESFGITRATAPVRIPPTPEAGVYRGRICLPVRHRGFALGYVWLLDDDPGPTEAQLTAAMEVAARIGALLADEVQAGADLTREFRAVLTAERGWQRDMAVADLRTALGPRGEGLHAVVCLAPWPSADPDSAPSVRTVQGATALCTVPWGTAGQSLAILVRLRSPDVPTPAVSAAMRLLESAKGAAAGIANARHGLDELGAAWWEASTAARAARAEPRFAPVAQWADVGPYRLLTSLPAEAAEDPVARALLSPAHRELARTAEVFLDCAGQAGRTAAELGIHRQTLYYRLSRVEQLTGLDLDDGEDRLLLHMVLKASRL is encoded by the coding sequence ATGGACAGCGTGAAAGGCGATTACCAGGAACTGGTCGACGAGATCTCAGCCCTGCTCGGCGCCCCCGCGACACTGGAGAACCGCGATTTCGAGCTGATCGCCTTCGGCGCGCACGACAGCGGCGACAGCGACTTCGACGCGGCGGCCCTGGACCCGGTGCGCACCCGCTCGATCCTCACGCGCCGCTCCACGGCCGGAGTGCGCACCTGGTTCGAGAGCTTCGGGATCACCCGCGCCACGGCCCCGGTCCGCATTCCGCCCACTCCGGAGGCGGGCGTCTACCGCGGGCGGATCTGCCTTCCCGTACGGCATCGGGGGTTCGCTCTGGGGTACGTATGGCTGCTCGACGACGATCCCGGGCCCACGGAGGCGCAGCTGACCGCCGCCATGGAGGTCGCGGCCCGCATCGGCGCGCTGCTCGCGGACGAGGTGCAGGCGGGCGCCGACCTGACCCGGGAGTTCCGGGCCGTACTGACCGCCGAGCGTGGCTGGCAGCGGGACATGGCCGTGGCCGATCTGCGCACGGCGCTCGGCCCGCGCGGCGAGGGCCTGCACGCGGTCGTCTGCCTCGCCCCCTGGCCCTCCGCCGACCCGGACTCCGCCCCCTCGGTCCGTACGGTGCAGGGAGCGACCGCCCTGTGCACGGTCCCGTGGGGCACGGCGGGCCAGAGCCTAGCGATCCTGGTCCGGCTGCGTTCGCCCGACGTACCCACCCCGGCGGTGTCGGCGGCCATGCGGCTCCTGGAGTCCGCGAAGGGCGCCGCGGCGGGGATCGCGAATGCCCGCCACGGCCTCGACGAGCTCGGCGCCGCCTGGTGGGAGGCGTCGACGGCGGCCCGCGCGGCCCGCGCCGAACCGCGCTTCGCCCCCGTGGCCCAGTGGGCGGACGTGGGCCCCTACCGCCTGCTCACCTCCCTGCCCGCCGAGGCCGCCGAGGACCCGGTGGCCCGCGCACTGCTCTCCCCCGCCCATCGCGAACTCGCCCGCACCGCGGAGGTGTTCCTCGACTGCGCGGGCCAAGCGGGGCGCACGGCGGCGGAGTTGGGGATCCACCGCCAGACGCTCTACTACCGCCTCTCGCGCGTGGAGCAGCTCACGGGCCTCGACCTGGACGACGGCGAGGACCGCCTCCTTCTGCACATGGTCCTGAAAGCGTCACGACTGTAA
- a CDS encoding alpha/beta fold hydrolase has protein sequence MSNSPQARTHRTHHRSTTVRGHEIFYREAGPADAPVLLLLHGFPTSSHMFRDLIPRLAHRYRVIAPDHIGFGRSAAPSAQDFTYTFAELADITAEFTEQLGLTRFALYVQDYGAPIGLRLALAHPERVTAIVTQNGNAYEEGLGTEAWAPVFAYIGDPNEKTAAPVREIRSLEGIKWQYTHGVPDQSLLNPDAWHHDAALMAREGQDGIQLSLIGDYGSNIGLYPDFQEYFRASQVPLLAAWGAHDQIFVPQGALAFLRDLPEAEVHLLPAGHFALETHAAQIGGLIDDFLTRRLP, from the coding sequence ATGAGCAACTCGCCGCAGGCCCGCACCCACCGCACCCACCACCGCTCCACCACCGTCCGCGGCCACGAGATCTTCTACCGCGAGGCGGGCCCCGCCGACGCCCCGGTCCTCCTCCTGCTGCACGGCTTCCCCACCAGCTCCCACATGTTCCGCGACCTCATCCCGCGCCTCGCCCACCGCTACCGCGTCATCGCCCCGGACCACATCGGCTTCGGCCGCTCCGCCGCCCCGTCCGCGCAGGACTTCACGTACACCTTTGCCGAACTCGCCGACATCACCGCCGAGTTCACCGAGCAGCTGGGCCTGACCCGCTTCGCGCTCTACGTCCAGGACTACGGCGCCCCCATCGGCCTGCGCCTCGCGCTCGCGCACCCCGAGCGCGTCACCGCGATCGTCACGCAGAACGGCAACGCGTACGAGGAGGGCCTCGGCACCGAGGCGTGGGCACCGGTCTTCGCGTACATCGGCGACCCGAACGAGAAGACCGCCGCGCCCGTACGGGAGATCCGCTCCCTGGAAGGCATCAAGTGGCAGTACACGCACGGGGTTCCTGACCAGAGCCTGCTGAACCCGGACGCCTGGCACCACGACGCCGCGCTGATGGCCCGCGAAGGCCAGGACGGGATCCAGCTCTCCCTGATCGGCGACTACGGCAGCAACATCGGCCTGTACCCCGACTTCCAGGAGTACTTCCGCGCCTCACAGGTCCCGCTGCTCGCGGCCTGGGGCGCCCACGACCAGATCTTCGTGCCGCAGGGCGCGCTCGCCTTCCTCCGTGATCTGCCGGAGGCCGAAGTCCACTTGCTGCCCGCCGGGCACTTCGCCCTGGAGACGCACGCCGCGCAGATCGGCGGGCTCATCGACGACTTCCTGACCCGGCGCCTGCCCTGA
- a CDS encoding MerR family transcriptional regulator, whose protein sequence is MRIGELAKRTAVSERSLRYYETQGLLHADRTAGGHRDYPEAAVDRVVHIQELFAAGLCSAKIVQLLPCMRDQDGGPSETATPWLVDELTEERARIDRQVADLLRAREVLNEVITAATGASR, encoded by the coding sequence ATGAGGATCGGCGAGCTGGCGAAGCGTACCGCTGTGAGCGAGCGGTCCCTGCGCTACTACGAGACGCAGGGCCTGCTGCACGCGGACCGCACGGCGGGCGGCCACCGCGACTACCCGGAGGCGGCGGTGGACCGGGTCGTCCACATCCAGGAGCTGTTCGCGGCGGGCCTGTGCAGCGCGAAGATCGTGCAGTTGCTGCCATGCATGCGGGACCAGGACGGCGGCCCGTCGGAGACGGCGACGCCTTGGCTGGTGGACGAGCTGACCGAGGAGCGGGCCAGGATCGACCGCCAGGTGGCGGACCTGCTGCGGGCGCGGGAGGTCCTGAACGAAGTGATCACGGCGGCGACGGGCGCGAGCCGCTGA
- the pruA gene encoding L-glutamate gamma-semialdehyde dehydrogenase: MDAVTQVPAPVNEPVHGYAPGSPERARLETKLKELSENPIELPMTIGGVKRLGGGEPFQVVQPHNHKSVIGNGRGATQQDAQDAIDAALAAAPAWRAMAFDDRAAIILRAAELLSTTWRETMAASTMLGQSKTAQQAEIDTPCELIDFWRFNVKYARDLLAEQPPANSTGVWNRLDHRPLEGFVYAITPFNFTAIAGNLPTAPALMGNVVVWKPSPTQTHAAVLLMQLLEEAGLPKGVINLVTGDGKAVSEVALTHRDLAGIHFTGSTPTFQHLWKTVGENIANYRTYPRLVGETGGKDFVVAHPSADRAVLKTALTRGSFEFQGQKCSASSRAYVPASIWNSGFKEEFAAEVDGIKMGDVTDLSNFIGAVIDERAFAKNKAAIDRAKADDTCTIVAGGTYDDSVGYFVRPTVVECSDPANEVFTTEYFGPFLAIHVYEDDKYEEMLTQMESASDYALTGSVISNDRAAAAYTMEKLRYAAGNFYINDKSTGAVVGQQPFGGGRASGTNDKAGAPQNLQRWTLTRAIKETLVPPTDYNYPHMG; this comes from the coding sequence ATGGACGCTGTGACCCAGGTCCCCGCGCCGGTCAACGAGCCGGTGCACGGCTACGCACCCGGTTCGCCGGAGCGTGCCCGCCTCGAGACCAAGCTCAAGGAGCTCTCCGAGAACCCCATCGAGCTGCCGATGACCATCGGTGGCGTCAAGCGCCTCGGTGGCGGTGAGCCCTTCCAGGTCGTGCAGCCGCACAACCACAAGTCCGTCATCGGCAACGGCCGCGGCGCCACGCAGCAGGACGCCCAGGACGCGATCGACGCCGCGCTCGCCGCCGCCCCGGCTTGGCGCGCGATGGCCTTCGACGATCGCGCCGCGATCATCCTGCGCGCTGCCGAGCTGCTCTCCACGACGTGGCGCGAGACCATGGCCGCCTCCACGATGCTCGGCCAGTCGAAGACCGCCCAGCAGGCCGAGATCGACACTCCCTGTGAGCTGATCGACTTCTGGCGCTTCAACGTCAAGTACGCCCGTGACCTGCTCGCCGAGCAGCCCCCGGCGAACTCGACCGGCGTCTGGAACCGTCTGGACCACCGCCCGCTCGAGGGCTTCGTCTACGCGATCACGCCGTTCAACTTCACCGCGATCGCGGGCAACCTGCCGACCGCCCCGGCCCTCATGGGCAACGTGGTCGTGTGGAAGCCGTCCCCGACGCAGACGCACGCCGCCGTGCTGCTCATGCAGCTCCTGGAGGAGGCCGGTCTGCCCAAGGGCGTCATCAACCTGGTGACCGGTGACGGCAAGGCCGTCTCCGAGGTGGCCCTGACCCACCGCGACCTGGCGGGCATCCACTTCACCGGCTCGACCCCGACCTTCCAGCACCTGTGGAAGACGGTCGGCGAGAACATCGCCAACTACCGCACCTACCCGCGCCTGGTCGGCGAGACCGGCGGCAAGGACTTCGTCGTCGCGCACCCCAGCGCCGACCGCGCCGTCCTCAAGACGGCCCTGACCCGTGGCTCCTTCGAGTTCCAGGGCCAGAAGTGCTCCGCCTCGTCGCGTGCGTACGTCCCCGCCTCGATCTGGAACTCCGGCTTCAAGGAGGAGTTCGCGGCCGAGGTCGACGGCATCAAGATGGGCGACGTCACGGACCTCTCCAACTTCATCGGAGCGGTCATCGACGAGCGCGCGTTCGCCAAGAACAAGGCGGCCATCGACCGCGCCAAGGCGGACGACACCTGCACGATCGTCGCGGGCGGCACGTACGACGACTCGGTCGGCTACTTCGTCCGTCCGACCGTCGTCGAGTGCTCGGACCCGGCCAACGAGGTCTTCACGACCGAGTACTTCGGCCCGTTCCTGGCGATCCACGTCTACGAGGACGACAAGTACGAGGAGATGCTGACCCAGATGGAGTCGGCTTCGGACTACGCCCTGACGGGTTCGGTCATCTCCAACGACCGCGCCGCGGCCGCGTACACGATGGAGAAGCTCCGCTACGCGGCGGGCAACTTCTACATCAACGACAAGTCGACCGGCGCCGTCGTCGGCCAGCAGCCCTTCGGCGGCGGCCGCGCGTCCGGCACCAACGACAAGGCGGGCGCCCCGCAGAACCTGCAGCGCTGGACGCTGACCCGCGCCATCAAGGAGACGCTGGTCCCGCCGACGGACTACAACTACCCGCACATGGGCTAG
- a CDS encoding proline dehydrogenase family protein: MLGPVILAASRSDQMRRFVSAAPGTKQVVARFIAGETVDQVVPIITDAADKGLEVTLDVVGEDITTPEQAATARDAYLDLVERLKDLGLGTKAEMSIKLSMFGQALEGGHELALANVRPVVRAAAAIGTTVTLDAEDHTTLDSMFAIHEELRKDFPQTGCVIQSYLFRTEDDARRLAAAGSRVRIVKGAYKEPAEVAYQDKAEIDKAYVRIMRILMEGDGYPMIGSHDPRLISIAQELARRAGRKLDEYEFQMLYGIRSDEHLRLAAEGHRMRVYTAYGTDWYGYFMRRLAEKPANLLFFARSILTKG, translated from the coding sequence GTGCTGGGTCCCGTGATCCTCGCCGCGTCGCGCAGCGACCAGATGCGCCGTTTCGTATCGGCGGCCCCGGGCACCAAGCAGGTCGTCGCCCGCTTCATCGCCGGTGAGACGGTCGACCAGGTCGTGCCGATCATCACGGACGCCGCCGACAAGGGCCTCGAGGTCACCCTCGACGTCGTCGGCGAGGACATCACCACGCCCGAGCAGGCCGCCACCGCACGCGACGCCTACCTGGACCTCGTCGAGCGCCTCAAGGACCTCGGCCTCGGCACGAAGGCCGAGATGTCCATCAAGCTCTCCATGTTCGGCCAGGCGCTCGAAGGCGGCCACGAGCTCGCCCTCGCCAACGTCCGCCCGGTCGTCCGCGCCGCCGCCGCGATCGGCACCACGGTCACCCTGGACGCCGAGGACCACACCACCCTCGACTCGATGTTCGCCATCCACGAGGAGCTGCGGAAGGACTTCCCGCAGACCGGCTGCGTCATCCAGTCCTACCTCTTCCGCACCGAGGACGACGCCCGCCGCCTGGCCGCAGCCGGCAGCCGCGTACGCATCGTGAAGGGCGCCTACAAGGAGCCCGCCGAGGTCGCGTACCAGGACAAGGCGGAGATCGACAAGGCGTACGTCCGCATCATGCGCATCCTGATGGAGGGCGACGGATACCCGATGATCGGGTCCCACGACCCGCGCCTGATCTCCATCGCACAGGAGCTCGCGCGGCGTGCGGGGCGCAAACTGGATGAGTACGAGTTCCAGATGCTGTACGGCATCCGCAGCGACGAGCACCTGCGGCTCGCGGCCGAGGGCCACCGGATGCGCGTCTACACCGCCTACGGCACCGACTGGTACGGATACTTCATGCGCCGCCTCGCGGAGAAGCCGGCCAACCTGCTCTTCTTCGCCCGCTCCATCCTCACCAAGGGCTGA